The following proteins come from a genomic window of Archocentrus centrarchus isolate MPI-CPG fArcCen1 chromosome 3, fArcCen1, whole genome shotgun sequence:
- the LOC115778245 gene encoding mesoderm posterior protein 1-like — MDTSSVPHLNYSLQYQWCSDSDLSSISSPETLSPLHSMDSSLSPAYQQPPQSTSKAAKTRYSQSLKSSPCSLSGRGRRTGRTNRIRSKQRESASEKEKLRMRDLTKALHHLRSYLPPSVAPAGQTLTKIETLRLTIRYISYLSAQLGLSEEVLFQRRERADTSVSETSSPDILCYFQSASMGGQVTQVQSQNLIQSGLYTAPCYSQTTALHSESCSIGVDQYSGQYSEAPRTDTSTDAILQSPPVPQPSCQMCGKDFCTPLVPREYWG; from the exons ATGGATACCTCTTCTGTCCCTCATCTCAATTACAGCCTGCAGTACCAGTGGTGCTCCGACTCGGACCTCTCCAGCATCTCCTCTCCAGAGAcgctctctcctctccactccatGGACTCCAGCCTCTCTCCTGCCTACCAGCAGCCCCCACAGTCTACTTCCAAGGCAGCTAAGACTAGATATTCCCAAAGTCTCAAGTCCTCACCATGCTCCTTGTCTGGACGTGGCCGCAGGACAGGAAGAACCAACCGGATCCGTAGCAAGCAGAGAGAGAGCGCCAGCGAGAAGGAGAAACTAAGGATGAGGGATCTGACTAAGGCTCTCCATCACCTCAGGTCCTACCTTCCACCTTCAGTGGCCCCCGCTGGACAGACTCTGACAAAGATTGAAACCCTCCGGCTCACCATTCGCTACATCTCCTATCTGTCAGCCCAGCTGGGCCTCAGCGAAGAGGTGCTGTTTCAGAGGAGGGAACGAGCAGACACCTCGGTCAGTGAGACCTCCTCACCTGACATCCTCTGCTATTTCCAGAGTGCTTCCATGGGAGGACAAGTGACTCAGGTGCAGAGCCAAAATCTGATCCAGAGCGGCCTGTACACAGCCCCGTGTTACAGCCAGACCACTGCGCTGCATTCTGAGAGCTGTAGTATTGGAGTGGATCAGTACAGCGGACAGTACAGTGAAGCTCCTCGGACAGACACGAGCACAGACGCCATCCTGCAGTCGCCTCCAGTGCCGCAGCCTTCCTGTCAG ATGTGTGGCAAAGACTTCTGCACCCCGCTTGTTCCAAGGGAGTACTGGGGTTGA
- the mespaa gene encoding mesoderm posterior aa, giving the protein MEVSYFSTLHLQENSFLFDCASLLDKSLACDPASDPGYTSAGSSLSPTSSVDSFCFSPASLQAFGSEQDPLDCFIFNSPAAPHLTHRTPLCSKSSSATRSSTKKSRSRYPGKKRQTASEREKLRMRDLTKALHHLRSHLPHSVAPTGQTLTKIDTLRLTIRYISYLSAQLGLSEEVLEQKRSSGFMEGTQNINNFLGQPATSYSAQESSCNTTSEAQHSCLQNSYQVSGGACFKSEAYWMLQQQNQNVTFSGLC; this is encoded by the exons ATGGAGGTGTCCTACTTTTCTACTCTCCATCTCCAGGAGAACTCTTTCCTCTTTGACTGCGCGTCTCTGTTAGACAAATCTCTGGCTTGTGATCCTGCCTCGGACCCTGGTTACACCAGCGCTGGCAGCAGCCTGTCTCCTACTTCCTCTGTGGACTCCTTTTGCTTCTCCCCTGCTTCCCTCCAAGCATTTGGAAGTGAGCAAGACCCCTTGGACTGTTTCATCTTTAAtagccctgcagcacctcatCTTACTCACCGGACTCCACTCTGCTCCAAATCATCATCTGCAACAAGGTCCTCAACAAAGAAGTCCAGATCTAGGTATCCGGGTAAGAAACGCCAGACCGCCAGCGAGCGGGAGAAGCTGAGGATGAGGGATCTGACCAAAGCTCTGCATCACCTCAGATCACACCTCCCACATTCAGTAGCACCAACTGGCCAAACCCTGACCAAGATTGATACTCTGCGCCTCACCATCCGCTACATCTCCTACCTGTCAGCCCAGCTGGGCCTCAGTGAGGAGGTGCTGGAGCAGAAGAGATCCTCAGGCTTCATGGAGGGGACCCAAAACATCAACAACTTCCTGGGTCAACCAGCAACCAGCTACAGTGCTCAAGAGTCAAGCTGTAACACCACAAGCGAAGCCCAGCATTCCTGTCTGCAGAACTCATATCAG GTCTCAGGTGGAGCTTGCTTTAAAAGCGAGGCGTACTGGATGCTACAGCAGCAAAACCAAAACGTCACCTTCTCTGGTTTGTGCTGA